One Candidatus Methylomirabilota bacterium genomic region harbors:
- a CDS encoding LLM class flavin-dependent oxidoreductase: MKLYYFSEMPHHEYPDAEGDKYPSLRLTFPNTFFSPEIARRNYQRYLDEYDFADQAGFAGLMINEHHSTPSCVNVSANMTAGILARTTKRAKLLILGNILPIQDNPVQMAEQIAMADLISGGRVLSGFVRGVGVESWWANSNPVHNRERFEECHDLILKCWTTPGPFRWEGRHYHFRHVNPWCLPLQKPHPPIWVPGTASPETAVWAGRMGYTYVPFLVSFEVARELFDFYRQGAAEAGRTVTPDKLGFLICAVTADTKARALDAGRHFVWRMGPTLRGPVDYFSPVGMRSRAASQFALRARSVSLSKMSYEELVDNYYIVAGTPDEVAERFARVQKELGIGHLLLEAQESRMDHPTTMRSIELMGKSVIPALASA, encoded by the coding sequence GTGAAGCTCTACTACTTCAGCGAGATGCCCCACCACGAGTATCCCGACGCGGAGGGCGACAAGTACCCCTCGCTGCGCCTGACGTTTCCCAACACGTTCTTCTCGCCGGAGATCGCCCGGCGCAACTACCAGCGCTATCTCGACGAGTACGACTTCGCCGACCAGGCCGGCTTCGCCGGGCTGATGATCAACGAGCACCACTCGACGCCGTCCTGCGTGAACGTGTCGGCCAACATGACCGCCGGCATCCTGGCCCGCACCACGAAGCGCGCGAAGCTGCTGATCCTCGGCAACATCCTGCCGATCCAGGACAACCCGGTGCAGATGGCCGAGCAGATCGCGATGGCCGACCTGATCTCGGGCGGCCGGGTCCTGAGCGGCTTCGTGCGCGGCGTCGGCGTCGAGAGCTGGTGGGCCAACAGCAACCCGGTGCACAACCGCGAGCGGTTCGAGGAATGTCACGACCTGATCCTCAAGTGCTGGACGACGCCGGGACCATTCCGCTGGGAGGGCCGGCACTACCATTTCCGCCACGTGAATCCGTGGTGCCTTCCCCTCCAGAAGCCACACCCGCCGATCTGGGTGCCGGGCACCGCGAGCCCGGAGACCGCGGTGTGGGCGGGGCGCATGGGCTACACCTACGTGCCGTTCCTGGTCTCGTTCGAGGTGGCGCGCGAGCTGTTCGACTTCTACCGGCAGGGCGCGGCGGAGGCGGGCCGGACGGTGACGCCGGACAAGCTCGGGTTCCTGATCTGCGCGGTCACCGCCGATACGAAAGCCCGCGCGCTCGACGCCGGCCGCCACTTCGTGTGGCGGATGGGACCGACCCTGCGCGGTCCCGTCGACTACTTCTCGCCGGTGGGCATGCGCTCGCGGGCGGCCAGCCAGTTCGCGCTTCGGGCGCGCTCGGTGTCGCTCTCGAAGATGAGTTACGAGGAGCTGGTCGACAACTACTACATCGTGGCGGGAACGCCCGACGAGGTGGCGGAGCGCTTCGCCCGCGTGCAGAAGGAGCTGGGCATCGGTCATCTGCTCCTCGAGGCGCAGGAGTCACGCATGGATCACCCGACGACCATGCGGTCGATCGAGCTGATGGGCAAGAGCGTGATCCCGGCCCTCGCCTCGGCGTGA
- a CDS encoding alpha/beta hydrolase gives MPPREELIAVGATKVHVVIGGQGDPLVVLHGAGGNRGWRRWMAAVGGRYTVYAPTHPGFGRSDAADWMESIDDLARFYLWFLDVMGLSRVHLLGHSIGGWIAAELATMCPGAIDRLVLVSPTGLKPDEGEIRDIFFHSPEELLGYSIHDASTVPEWADLFGAGPGPAEMEIALRNREMTARLAWKPYMFDPRLPHFLPRVTNPTLIVWGREDGIVPVICGEQYRRRLPNATLRVLERCGHLPPIEQPDVFAGLVLDFLGRA, from the coding sequence GTGCCGCCTCGCGAAGAGCTGATCGCCGTCGGAGCCACGAAGGTGCACGTCGTGATCGGAGGCCAGGGCGATCCCCTGGTGGTGCTGCACGGCGCCGGGGGCAACCGGGGTTGGCGTCGCTGGATGGCCGCGGTGGGCGGGCGGTACACGGTCTACGCGCCGACCCATCCCGGCTTCGGCCGCTCCGACGCGGCGGACTGGATGGAGAGCATCGACGATCTGGCCCGCTTCTACCTCTGGTTTCTCGACGTGATGGGCCTCTCGCGGGTGCACCTGCTCGGCCACTCGATCGGCGGCTGGATCGCCGCCGAGCTGGCCACGATGTGCCCGGGCGCGATCGACCGTCTCGTGCTGGTGAGCCCGACCGGCCTCAAGCCCGATGAGGGCGAGATCCGCGACATCTTCTTCCACTCGCCCGAGGAGCTGCTCGGCTACAGCATCCACGACGCATCCACCGTGCCGGAGTGGGCCGACCTGTTCGGGGCCGGACCCGGTCCCGCGGAGATGGAGATCGCGCTGCGCAACCGGGAGATGACGGCCCGTCTCGCCTGGAAGCCCTACATGTTCGATCCGCGGCTGCCCCACTTCCTGCCGCGCGTGACGAACCCGACCCTGATCGTCTGGGGGCGCGAGGACGGGATCGTGCCGGTGATCTGCGGCGAGCAGTACCGGCGCCGGCTGCCCAACGCGACGCTGCGCGTGCTCGAGCGCTGCGGCCACCTGCCCCCGATCGAGCAGCCCGACGTCTTCGCGGGGCTGGTGCTGGACTTCCTCGGGAGGGCGTGA
- a CDS encoding SpoIIE family protein phosphatase, translated as MFTRRRRSLSIYQSLLANLAVTIVLLGGAIMALTFMGSKATVERLSRSILRETIGQVHVELRRFFEPVISQLGVIRAWEESGLLQPDDAAAMNRLLTPLLRSNPQISAVMVSDERGRQHILFHVGETWQSRQTRRDVWGGRVAWLKWSDAHPEPVASWEDDDYDPRQRPWYEGAVRARDARPDQAVTADGVFWTDPYMFYTLKMPGVTAALAFTGRDGLVRVIAIDLLLTDISKFTTALRVGELGAVMVLSDQGRVIGLPRHSRSLAPERQLGMLLKSPDDLGIRVVSDATRALTSRSPGAAGPMPLVSEGDAWWAQMSPFQLGPTRQLTIEVMVPESDLLGSLGYLRLGILLVMLAGLVLAIGRTVRLARLYSRPIEALVRESDRISRGDLEPGPAVVSSIREVHRLAETHGRMRASLQTLLKLEGDLRAARRIQQDTLPERIPVVPGFDIDGWSEPAEETGGDTYDVIGYHRAPGSRDLRLSASEAGRAVLLLADASGHGIGPALSVTQVRSMLRMAIRVGEDLPAFIRHLNAQLCADLTDGRFVSAWIGELDAQERTLTGFSCGQGPLLYYRAAEDSCVVLETDTVPLGCMDDLEVTLRAPLRMEPGDVFAVLSDGVVDAADAQGERFGTGRVIDVLTRHRKSRAAEMMSALRHALARFTHGVPADDDRTAVIIKRD; from the coding sequence GTGTTCACCCGGCGCCGTCGCTCCCTGTCCATCTATCAGAGCCTGCTCGCCAACCTCGCCGTGACGATCGTGCTGCTGGGCGGCGCGATCATGGCGCTGACCTTCATGGGCTCGAAGGCCACCGTGGAGCGGCTGTCCCGCTCCATCCTGCGCGAGACGATCGGCCAGGTCCACGTCGAGCTGCGGCGCTTCTTCGAGCCGGTGATCAGCCAGCTCGGAGTGATTCGCGCCTGGGAGGAGTCGGGCCTCCTGCAGCCGGACGACGCGGCCGCGATGAACCGCCTGCTGACCCCGCTCCTGCGCAGCAATCCGCAGATCTCGGCGGTCATGGTGTCCGACGAGCGGGGCCGCCAGCACATCCTGTTCCACGTCGGCGAGACCTGGCAGAGCCGCCAGACGCGCCGCGACGTCTGGGGAGGCCGGGTGGCCTGGCTCAAATGGTCGGACGCGCACCCGGAGCCCGTGGCCTCGTGGGAAGACGACGACTACGATCCCCGGCAGCGGCCCTGGTACGAGGGGGCGGTCCGGGCGCGGGACGCGCGGCCGGATCAGGCCGTCACGGCCGACGGGGTGTTCTGGACGGACCCGTACATGTTCTACACGCTCAAGATGCCGGGGGTGACGGCGGCCCTCGCGTTCACGGGTCGCGATGGGCTGGTGCGGGTGATCGCGATCGACCTGCTGCTAACCGATATCTCGAAGTTCACCACGGCCCTGCGCGTCGGAGAGCTCGGCGCGGTCATGGTGCTGAGTGATCAGGGGCGCGTGATCGGCTTGCCGAGACATTCGCGCTCGCTGGCGCCCGAGCGGCAGCTGGGGATGCTGCTGAAGAGTCCCGACGATCTGGGCATCCGCGTGGTCAGCGACGCCACCCGCGCCCTGACGTCGCGATCGCCCGGAGCCGCGGGGCCCATGCCGTTGGTGAGCGAGGGCGACGCCTGGTGGGCGCAGATGAGCCCCTTCCAGCTGGGCCCGACCCGGCAGCTCACGATCGAGGTGATGGTGCCGGAGTCCGACCTGCTGGGAAGCCTGGGCTATCTCCGCCTGGGTATCCTGCTGGTGATGCTCGCCGGGCTCGTGCTCGCCATCGGCCGCACGGTGAGGCTCGCGCGGCTCTACAGCCGGCCGATCGAGGCGCTGGTACGCGAGAGCGACCGGATCAGCCGGGGCGACCTCGAGCCCGGCCCGGCGGTGGTCTCCTCGATCCGCGAGGTCCATCGGCTGGCCGAGACGCACGGCCGCATGCGTGCCTCGCTGCAGACGCTGCTCAAGCTCGAGGGGGATCTGCGGGCCGCGCGGCGGATCCAGCAGGACACCTTGCCCGAGCGCATTCCGGTGGTGCCGGGCTTCGACATCGATGGCTGGAGCGAGCCCGCCGAGGAGACCGGCGGCGACACCTACGACGTCATTGGCTACCACCGCGCGCCCGGCTCCCGCGACCTTCGCCTGTCGGCCAGCGAGGCCGGGCGGGCGGTGCTGCTGCTGGCCGATGCGAGCGGCCACGGGATCGGGCCGGCGCTGTCCGTCACCCAGGTGCGCTCCATGCTGCGGATGGCGATCCGGGTGGGCGAGGATCTGCCCGCCTTCATCCGCCACCTGAACGCGCAGCTCTGCGCCGACCTGACCGACGGCCGCTTCGTCAGCGCGTGGATCGGCGAGCTGGACGCGCAGGAGCGGACCCTGACCGGATTCAGCTGCGGTCAGGGTCCCCTGCTCTACTACCGGGCCGCCGAGGATTCCTGCGTCGTGCTGGAGACGGATACCGTCCCGCTCGGATGCATGGACGACCTCGAGGTGACCTTGCGGGCGCCGCTGCGCATGGAGCCGGGCGACGTGTTCGCCGTGCTGTCCGACGGCGTGGTGGACGCGGCCGACGCGCAGGGCGAGCGCTTCGGCACCGGCCGTGTGATCGACGTGCTGACGCGCCATCGCAAGAGCCGGGCCGCCGAGATGATGTCGGCGCTCCGGCACGCGCTGGCGCGCTTCACCCACGGGGTGCCGGCCGACGACGATCGCACCGCGGTCATCATCAAGCGGGATTGA
- a CDS encoding pyridoxamine 5'-phosphate oxidase family protein encodes MSGDRGGLEFTDVVGSVDELRALMGEPSEVALRKDIGRIDEHCRAFIARSPFVLIATSDRAGRCDVSPKGDAPGFVLVANDQHLLIPDRPGNKRFDGMRNLLDNPGIGLLFLVPGSEETLRINGRARIVRDPEWLARLVAQGKTPQLAIAVEVEEAFLHCAKCVKRSGLWEPARWPDRSGMASPAQMFRDHARLTMTVEELDQRLQEGYRKNLY; translated from the coding sequence ATGAGCGGAGACCGCGGCGGACTGGAGTTCACGGACGTGGTGGGGTCGGTCGACGAGCTGCGCGCGCTCATGGGCGAGCCCTCGGAGGTGGCCCTGCGCAAGGACATCGGCCGGATCGACGAGCACTGCCGCGCCTTCATCGCGCGCTCGCCCTTCGTCCTGATCGCCACGTCGGATCGCGCCGGCCGCTGCGACGTCAGCCCGAAGGGCGACGCGCCCGGCTTCGTCCTGGTCGCGAACGACCAGCACCTGCTGATCCCCGATCGCCCGGGCAACAAGCGCTTCGACGGCATGCGCAACCTGCTCGACAACCCGGGAATCGGCCTCCTCTTCCTGGTACCGGGGAGCGAGGAGACCCTGCGGATCAACGGACGAGCCCGGATCGTGCGCGATCCGGAGTGGCTGGCCCGCCTGGTCGCGCAGGGCAAGACCCCGCAGCTGGCCATCGCGGTCGAGGTCGAGGAGGCGTTCCTCCACTGCGCGAAGTGCGTGAAGCGGTCCGGGCTCTGGGAGCCCGCGCGCTGGCCCGATCGTTCGGGCATGGCCTCGCCGGCCCAGATGTTCCGCGATCACGCCCGGCTCACGATGACGGTCGAAGAGCTCGATCAGCGTCTGCAGGAGGGCTATCGCAAGAACCTCTACTGA
- a CDS encoding ABC transporter substrate-binding protein: MKALPGRLGLALVAALLALLTASPSEASGPTDLLRTVFAEANKILKNPATDDRPHERLAAIRNLFSRVFDFRGAAERSLGRQWQARSLAEQSEFTRVFADFVQRGFVYWIASVAEIDPNGAGVTVQYLGESVQRDGAVVQTAILGRGGRLIRLDHDMVVRDRRWMVRDVTIDGLSLVGSYRAQFEHVIRVSSYRELVERMRARATEATRPQPASATEAAPSLLLPKGVQIEGR; the protein is encoded by the coding sequence ATGAAAGCGTTGCCGGGTCGTCTGGGCCTCGCGCTGGTCGCCGCGCTGCTCGCTCTGCTCACCGCGAGCCCGAGCGAAGCGAGCGGTCCGACGGACCTCCTGCGCACCGTCTTCGCCGAAGCCAACAAGATCCTGAAGAACCCGGCCACCGACGATCGGCCACACGAGCGGCTCGCGGCGATCCGCAACCTCTTCAGCCGCGTCTTCGACTTCCGGGGGGCCGCCGAGCGCTCCCTGGGCCGGCAGTGGCAGGCGAGGAGCCTCGCCGAGCAGAGCGAGTTCACGCGGGTCTTCGCGGACTTCGTGCAGCGCGGGTTCGTCTACTGGATCGCCTCGGTGGCGGAGATCGACCCGAACGGCGCCGGCGTCACCGTGCAGTACCTCGGCGAGTCGGTGCAGCGCGACGGCGCGGTCGTCCAGACCGCGATCCTCGGTCGGGGCGGTCGGCTGATCCGGCTCGATCACGACATGGTCGTGCGGGACCGGCGGTGGATGGTGCGCGACGTGACGATCGACGGACTCAGCCTGGTCGGCAGCTATCGGGCCCAGTTCGAGCACGTCATCCGCGTGTCCTCCTACCGTGAGCTCGTCGAGCGGATGCGCGCCCGGGCCACCGAGGCGACGCGGCCCCAGCCCGCGTCGGCCACCGAGGCGGCGCCCTCACTCCTGCTCCCGAAGGGCGTGCAGATCGAAGGGCGCTGA
- a CDS encoding phage holin family protein, whose protein sequence is MFLLIRLIINAVALLVAAWLVPGIYLSVARGATKPDDWLTLGIVALIFGVVNVIIRPIVLLFTLPLTILTLGLFTFVVNALMLILTSWIAQGMGLGFRVDGFVPALLGSLIISVVSFVLNRVVRR, encoded by the coding sequence ATGTTCCTACTGATACGGCTGATCATCAACGCGGTGGCCCTGCTGGTGGCCGCGTGGCTGGTGCCGGGAATCTATCTGAGCGTGGCGAGAGGCGCGACGAAGCCGGACGACTGGCTCACCCTCGGCATCGTCGCGCTGATCTTCGGAGTGGTCAACGTGATCATCCGGCCGATCGTGCTGCTGTTCACCCTGCCGCTGACGATCCTGACCCTGGGCCTCTTCACGTTCGTGGTCAACGCGCTGATGCTCATCCTGACCAGCTGGATCGCGCAGGGGATGGGGCTGGGCTTCCGGGTGGACGGCTTCGTGCCGGCACTGCTGGGGTCGCTCATCATCTCGGTGGTCAGCTTCGTGCTCAACCGCGTGGTGCGGCGCTGA
- a CDS encoding polysaccharide deacetylase family protein produces MERDFIGYGRTPPVVPWPNGARLAVQVSVAYEEGGEYSLLDGPRRETMGEVPSPVPLDRRDLFNESFFEYGSRVGVWRILDLCRAHGVPASWWACARALERNPEVARALVEAGHEICGHGYGWEDFHSASRDEERENIRRTVDSLARTTGQRPLGWFTRYACSPNTRELLVEEGGFLYDSLGLNDDLPYYVTVKRRPWLVVPYTFEINDARFWRGGLVSVGDFGEYMRSAFDCLYAEAARVPRMMSIGLHCRIAGTPARSRAFAGFLDYVTQFSDVWLARRVDIARWWLEHQPPARASTSA; encoded by the coding sequence ATGGAACGCGACTTCATCGGATACGGACGAACGCCGCCGGTGGTGCCGTGGCCCAACGGGGCGCGCCTCGCGGTGCAGGTGTCGGTGGCGTACGAGGAGGGCGGCGAGTACTCGCTGCTCGACGGACCGCGACGCGAGACGATGGGCGAGGTGCCCTCGCCGGTGCCGCTCGACCGGCGCGACCTCTTCAACGAGTCCTTCTTCGAGTACGGCAGCCGGGTCGGGGTGTGGCGCATCCTCGATCTCTGCCGCGCCCACGGCGTGCCCGCCTCGTGGTGGGCGTGCGCCCGGGCGCTCGAGCGCAACCCGGAGGTGGCCCGCGCCCTCGTGGAGGCCGGCCACGAGATCTGCGGCCACGGCTACGGCTGGGAAGACTTCCATTCGGCGAGCCGCGACGAGGAGCGCGAGAACATCCGGCGCACCGTGGACTCGCTGGCCCGCACCACCGGCCAGCGCCCGCTCGGCTGGTTCACCCGCTACGCGTGCAGCCCGAACACCCGCGAGCTTCTGGTCGAGGAGGGCGGCTTCCTCTACGACAGCCTCGGACTGAACGACGATCTGCCGTACTACGTGACGGTGAAGCGACGGCCGTGGCTGGTGGTGCCGTACACCTTCGAGATCAACGATGCGCGCTTCTGGCGGGGCGGGCTGGTCAGCGTCGGCGACTTCGGAGAGTACATGCGATCGGCGTTCGACTGTCTCTACGCCGAAGCGGCGCGGGTGCCCCGCATGATGTCCATCGGACTGCACTGCCGCATCGCGGGAACGCCCGCCCGCTCCCGCGCGTTCGCGGGCTTCCTGGACTACGTCACGCAGTTCTCCGACGTGTGGCTCGCCCGCCGGGTGGACATCGCCCGGTGGTGGCTCGAGCATCAGCCTCCGGCGCGGGCGAGCACCTCGGCGTAG
- a CDS encoding fatty acid desaturase produces MLGPEAVVVVVMGDTLREGRAEVKPAVRPHRLVLFRRASARRGGLLVAHAWLTIAVAAALYVARPSALTLALAIVIIGAWQLGLLGLMHEPAHWLLFPQARLNTWVGTWLCAAPLGADLRQYRRCHHLHHRHTQPPEDPDLMLSARWPLARPRLALALLGDLCGFTALTRIASWRRPDGLAVTWRRLGAPLVAHAVLFGICAAMGGWMLYLVLWVLPRATWHQVVTRIRDIAELIVFVPCWKLPRVHALLLARDLGGRMERASSYAEVLARAGG; encoded by the coding sequence ATGCTGGGGCCGGAGGCGGTCGTGGTGGTGGTCATGGGCGACACTCTGCGCGAGGGGCGTGCGGAGGTCAAGCCGGCCGTGAGGCCGCATCGTCTGGTCCTATTCCGGCGCGCTTCCGCGCGGCGGGGCGGGCTGCTCGTCGCGCACGCGTGGCTCACCATCGCGGTCGCCGCGGCGCTGTACGTGGCGCGGCCATCGGCGCTCACGCTGGCGCTGGCCATCGTGATCATCGGGGCCTGGCAGCTCGGATTGCTGGGGCTCATGCACGAGCCGGCCCACTGGCTGCTCTTTCCCCAGGCGCGCCTGAACACCTGGGTGGGCACGTGGCTCTGCGCGGCCCCGCTGGGGGCGGATCTGCGCCAGTACCGGCGCTGCCATCACCTGCACCATCGCCACACGCAGCCGCCGGAGGACCCCGACCTGATGCTCTCGGCGCGCTGGCCGCTCGCGCGCCCTCGCCTCGCGCTGGCCCTGCTCGGGGACCTCTGCGGCTTCACGGCGCTGACCCGGATCGCCTCCTGGCGTCGGCCCGACGGCCTCGCCGTGACCTGGCGCCGCCTTGGCGCGCCGTTGGTCGCCCACGCGGTACTCTTCGGGATCTGCGCGGCGATGGGCGGCTGGATGCTCTATCTGGTCCTGTGGGTGCTGCCGCGGGCGACCTGGCACCAGGTGGTCACGCGCATCCGTGACATCGCCGAGCTGATCGTGTTCGTGCCCTGCTGGAAGCTGCCCCGGGTTCACGCCCTCCTGCTCGCCCGGGATCTCGGCGGACGGATGGAGCGCGCCTCGAGCTACGCCGAGGTGCTCGCCCGCGCCGGAGGCTGA